A stretch of Alkalicella caledoniensis DNA encodes these proteins:
- the prfA gene encoding peptide chain release factor 1 — translation MLDKLKALEEKFADLEKMISDPDIITNNQQQWRKYTKEHADLTPIVNAYRDYKSVVESYQEAKDIMYHKIDPELVELAKEELPELETQKADLEEKLKILLLPKDPNDSKNVIVEIRGSAGGDEAALFASDIFKMYTRYAETKGWKTDVMDSNYTDIGGVKEVVFVIEGEGAYSRLKYESGVHRVQRIPSTDSGGRIHTSTITVAVLPEAEDVEIEINQNDLRIDTFCSSGPGGQSVNTTQSAVRITHLPTGVVVSMQDEKSQLKNKDKAMRVLRARLLEKYEEEQRSEMAENRKSQVGTGDRSERIRTYNFPQSRVTDHRIGLTLHKLDYVLAGDLDEIIDALNTADQMEKLKKVE, via the coding sequence ATGTTAGATAAATTAAAAGCTTTAGAAGAGAAGTTTGCTGATCTGGAAAAAATGATATCAGACCCAGATATTATAACAAACAACCAGCAACAATGGAGAAAATACACTAAGGAGCATGCAGATTTAACTCCTATAGTAAATGCATACCGTGACTATAAGTCTGTTGTGGAATCTTATCAGGAAGCAAAAGATATTATGTACCATAAAATTGACCCCGAACTAGTGGAACTAGCGAAAGAAGAACTTCCAGAGTTAGAAACACAAAAAGCAGACCTTGAAGAAAAGCTTAAAATCTTGTTGCTACCTAAAGATCCTAATGACTCAAAGAACGTTATAGTTGAAATTAGAGGTAGTGCCGGTGGGGATGAAGCTGCCCTTTTTGCTTCAGACATCTTTAAGATGTATACAAGATATGCGGAAACTAAGGGCTGGAAAACCGATGTTATGGACTCTAACTATACTGATATCGGCGGTGTAAAAGAAGTAGTTTTTGTTATAGAGGGTGAAGGTGCCTATAGCCGCTTGAAATATGAGAGTGGTGTTCATAGGGTGCAAAGAATTCCTTCAACTGATTCAGGTGGAAGAATTCATACATCAACAATAACCGTTGCAGTACTTCCCGAAGCTGAAGATGTTGAGATAGAAATCAATCAAAATGATTTAAGAATAGATACTTTTTGTTCATCTGGACCAGGGGGACAAAGTGTTAACACTACCCAATCTGCTGTTCGTATAACTCACTTGCCTACTGGTGTGGTTGTGTCTATGCAAGATGAAAAATCTCAACTTAAAAACAAGGACAAAGCTATGAGAGTTCTTAGGGCTAGGCTTTTGGAAAAATACGAAGAAGAGCAAAGGTCAGAGATGGCAGAAAACAGAAAAAGTCAAGTGGGTACTGGAGACAGAAGTGAGAGAATCAGAACATATAACTTCCCACAAAGTAGGGTGACAGATCATCGCATTGGTTTAACGTTACACAAGTTAGACTATGTCCTAGCAGGTGATTTAGATGAGATTATCGATGCACTAAATACAGCTGACCAAATGGAAAAGCTGAAGAAGGTAGAATAA
- the prmC gene encoding peptide chain release factor N(5)-glutamine methyltransferase — MSQTIKEALIWASSYLKENNIENPYFESQLLLRYLLDTTFAKLKIYEDTHLKSEDLIIYKEYVGKRGSGYPFAYIVKEKQFMGLDFFVDERVLIPRPDTENLVQWALGYIERNGSGELKVVDIGTGSGAISLSIAKLSKAYVYAVDISKDSLDVCRINRTRLDLEHKVELFNGSLSLPLLEKNIKVDLVLANLPYIPEKQFSTLQKEVKEHEPYGALIGGYTGLEIYEELLTQIAGVLNPGGAMAIEIAYHQGQEATALLKDSGFEEVYIVKDLSGHDRVVIGENYAEKKHL, encoded by the coding sequence ATGTCACAAACCATTAAAGAAGCCCTAATATGGGCTTCTTCCTATCTAAAAGAGAATAATATTGAAAATCCCTACTTTGAAAGCCAATTGTTACTACGCTATTTGCTAGACACTACCTTTGCAAAACTAAAGATATATGAAGACACACATCTAAAATCAGAAGACCTAATTATATATAAAGAGTATGTTGGAAAAAGGGGTAGTGGTTACCCCTTTGCATATATCGTGAAAGAGAAACAATTTATGGGCTTGGATTTTTTTGTTGATGAAAGGGTACTAATCCCAAGGCCAGACACGGAGAATTTAGTCCAATGGGCTCTAGGATATATAGAAAGAAATGGCTCTGGGGAACTTAAAGTGGTTGATATAGGCACAGGAAGTGGGGCCATATCATTATCCATAGCAAAACTTTCAAAGGCTTATGTTTATGCAGTGGACATTTCCAAGGACAGTTTAGATGTTTGTAGGATTAACAGAACTCGCCTAGATCTAGAACATAAAGTAGAGTTATTTAATGGCAGTCTGTCATTACCCCTTTTGGAAAAAAACATAAAAGTTGATCTCGTGCTGGCTAATTTGCCATATATCCCAGAGAAACAATTTTCGACATTACAAAAAGAAGTAAAAGAGCATGAACCCTATGGAGCCCTCATAGGTGGGTATACAGGGCTTGAGATATATGAGGAGCTACTAACACAAATAGCAGGAGTACTTAACCCAGGTGGGGCAATGGCCATAGAAATTGCATACCATCAAGGTCAAGAGGCTACGGCACTACTAAAGGATAGTGGTTTTGAAGAAGTTTATATTGTAAAAGACCTATCGGGACACGACCGAGTTGTGATAGGTGAAAATTACGCCGAAAAAAAACACCTATAG
- the sigG gene encoding RNA polymerase sporulation sigma factor SigG — protein MINQKVTVSGVDTYNLPVISVKKMDELFKKKLQGDMAARETIVNGNLRLVLSVLKQFKNRGENIDDLFQIGCIGLLKAVDNFNPNLGVRFSTYAVPMIMGEIRRYLRDNNTIRVSRSVRRIAHKALQKRENLAKELGREPTMKEIAAALELPEEEIVFALDANYEPMSLNEPVFSDNQDPIFIEEQVRDNETDESWLQKILLKQALDKLSSREKEILSKRFFSGKTQVEVAKEIGISQAQVSRLEKVALDFIKSYIR, from the coding sequence ATTATAAATCAAAAAGTAACTGTAAGCGGTGTAGATACATATAACCTGCCTGTGATATCTGTTAAAAAAATGGACGAACTTTTTAAGAAGAAGCTACAAGGTGATATGGCAGCTAGGGAAACCATAGTAAATGGGAATTTAAGGCTGGTACTTAGTGTACTTAAACAATTTAAAAATCGTGGTGAAAATATAGACGATCTTTTCCAAATAGGTTGTATAGGACTATTAAAAGCAGTGGATAATTTTAATCCTAACTTAGGTGTAAGGTTTTCCACATATGCAGTCCCTATGATAATGGGTGAAATCAGAAGATATCTTAGAGATAATAATACTATAAGAGTAAGTAGGTCTGTTAGAAGGATAGCCCATAAAGCATTGCAAAAAAGAGAAAACCTTGCAAAGGAGTTAGGTAGAGAGCCAACTATGAAAGAAATAGCAGCAGCTCTAGAATTACCAGAAGAAGAGATCGTTTTTGCCTTAGACGCAAACTACGAACCAATGTCTTTGAACGAACCTGTTTTTAGCGATAATCAAGACCCAATATTTATAGAAGAGCAAGTTAGGGATAATGAAACAGATGAAAGCTGGCTGCAAAAAATCCTTTTAAAACAAGCATTAGATAAGCTTTCCAGTAGAGAAAAAGAGATATTGTCAAAGAGATTTTTCTCTGGAAAAACACAAGTAGAGGTAGCTAAGGAGATAGGAATCTCACAAGCTCAGGTATCGAGATTAGAAAAAGTTGCGTTAGATTTTATAAAAAGTTATATAAGGTAG
- the spoIIR gene encoding stage II sporulation protein R produces MGKIKILAFLITLSLLTFFSRSVQSQEILRIHIIANSNSPQDQFVKYQVRDEIMNNFREELSKLKSQRDLNEFISENLDEMVDISITVLSESGYKYSAKAEVGDFDFPTRMYMETVYPSGTYKAVRVVLGEGAGDNWWCVMFPPLCFVGEVKENSENIESGSMAQELDVEYDFIIVKWVKGVVSFLSNIF; encoded by the coding sequence ATGGGGAAAATAAAAATATTAGCTTTTTTAATTACACTTAGTTTACTGACATTTTTTTCAAGGAGTGTTCAAAGTCAAGAAATATTAAGAATACATATTATAGCCAACAGTAATAGCCCTCAGGACCAATTTGTAAAATATCAAGTTAGAGATGAAATAATGAATAATTTTAGAGAGGAACTTTCTAAATTAAAAAGCCAGAGGGACCTAAATGAATTCATAAGTGAAAACCTAGATGAAATGGTAGATATATCTATAACTGTTCTTAGTGAAAGTGGGTATAAATATTCAGCTAAAGCCGAAGTTGGAGACTTTGATTTTCCCACAAGGATGTATATGGAAACTGTTTACCCAAGTGGAACATATAAGGCAGTAAGGGTTGTGTTAGGTGAAGGTGCAGGTGATAACTGGTGGTGTGTGATGTTCCCTCCCCTGTGTTTTGTGGGAGAAGTAAAAGAAAATAGCGAAAATATAGAAAGTGGTTCCATGGCACAGGAGTTAGATGTAGAATATGATTTTATTATAGTTAAATGGGTAAAAGGAGTTGTAAGCTTTTTAAGTAATATTTTTTAA
- a CDS encoding IS3 family transposase, protein MYLTIQELKKTKGYSITKLCVFAKVQRSSYYKWLNREASTNEQFNKTLIPLIRDAYEERGGILGYRQMTIKLNREQEFHVNHKRIYRLMKILGLKSVCRRKRKNYIKSTPEITAKNVLSRNFNANGFGEKWLTDVTEMKYGISGKAYLSAILDLGDKSIVSFVLGHSNNNALVFRTFDIAHEQHPDAKPIFHSDRGFQYTSKMFKNKLDNAGMTQSMSRISRCIDNGPMEAFFGTLKSEMYYLNKFSSYQELESAVIEYIEYYNNHRYQKRLECMTPMEYRQHLLSKVA, encoded by the coding sequence ATCTATCTTACGATACAGGAACTTAAAAAGACTAAAGGTTATTCAATCACAAAACTCTGTGTTTTTGCGAAGGTTCAACGTTCCTCATATTACAAATGGTTAAACAGAGAAGCAAGTACTAATGAACAATTTAACAAAACTTTAATACCATTAATCAGAGATGCATATGAAGAGAGAGGCGGTATACTTGGGTATCGTCAGATGACAATCAAGTTAAACAGAGAGCAAGAATTCCATGTAAACCATAAGAGAATCTACAGACTGATGAAAATACTAGGTTTAAAATCTGTATGCCGTAGAAAGAGAAAGAACTACATCAAATCCACACCAGAAATAACTGCAAAAAACGTACTAAGCAGGAACTTTAATGCAAATGGATTTGGGGAGAAATGGCTTACTGATGTAACAGAGATGAAATATGGAATCAGTGGAAAAGCCTATCTAAGTGCCATACTTGACCTCGGAGATAAGAGCATAGTGTCCTTTGTCTTGGGTCATTCAAATAACAATGCACTGGTATTTAGAACGTTTGACATTGCCCATGAGCAGCACCCTGATGCAAAGCCAATTTTCCACAGTGATAGGGGATTTCAATACACCTCAAAAATGTTCAAAAACAAGTTGGATAATGCGGGTATGACACAGAGTATGTCTAGAATCTCCCGTTGTATAGATAACGGCCCTATGGAGGCATTTTTTGGTACCCTTAAGTCAGAAATGTACTATCTCAACAAATTCAGCTCATATCAGGAATTGGAATCTGCTGTCATTGAATACATAGAGTATTACAATAATCATCGTTATCAGAAGAGGCTTGAATGTATGACTCCAATGGAGTATAGGCAACACCTTTTAAGTAAGGTAGCATAA
- a CDS encoding helix-turn-helix domain-containing protein, producing the protein MGRKSKFSPEEKLEYVLMCIEGKNSVSHAAKLIGVSKDTMRRWVSNYMSLGVDGLTTSAKNTSHSSNAKELAIKEYLSGKGSLHDICFQYGIRSTGILHTWVMKYNSHEKLKSSGTGGVSIMTKGRKTHFDERVEIVKYCIENKCNYVETAQKFNVSYQQVNSWTNKYLKKGIEALQDKRGKRKSEDDMSEMDKLKAQNKLLEAEIRQKQMEIDFLKKLKEIERGRF; encoded by the coding sequence ATGGGTCGGAAAAGTAAATTCTCACCAGAAGAAAAGTTAGAGTATGTTCTTATGTGTATAGAAGGAAAAAATTCAGTTAGCCATGCAGCTAAGTTAATCGGTGTCAGTAAAGATACCATGAGGAGATGGGTCAGTAATTATATGTCGTTGGGTGTTGATGGGTTGACTACTAGTGCAAAGAATACTAGCCATTCTTCAAATGCAAAGGAATTAGCGATAAAGGAATACCTTTCTGGTAAGGGTTCTTTGCATGATATATGTTTTCAATATGGAATACGCTCTACAGGGATACTTCATACATGGGTTATGAAGTATAATAGTCATGAGAAATTAAAATCTTCTGGTACTGGAGGAGTATCTATCATGACTAAAGGAAGAAAGACCCATTTTGATGAAAGAGTAGAAATAGTAAAGTACTGTATTGAGAATAAATGCAACTATGTTGAAACAGCACAGAAGTTTAATGTATCTTACCAGCAGGTTAATTCATGGACTAATAAATACCTAAAAAAAGGTATAGAAGCCCTTCAAGACAAGCGAGGCAAAAGAAAGTCAGAAGATGACATGTCTGAAATGGACAAACTTAAAGCCCAAAACAAACTACTTGAAGCTGAAATTCGCCAGAAGCAAATGGAGATAGATTTTTTAAAAAAGTTGAAAGAAATAGAAAGGGGGCGGTTTTAA
- a CDS encoding RrF2 family transcriptional regulator, producing the protein MKLSTKGEYGVRALAVLAHCYDEGPIPLRVIASKEHLSETYLEQLFRDLKKAGLIDSTRGPKGGYVLAKEPKKITVGDAVRALEGPLGPVDCVLENKTTQECCTKEGSCITRFVWAKLRDSMAKVLDDITFEDIVKDIK; encoded by the coding sequence ATGAAACTTTCTACAAAAGGTGAGTATGGAGTGAGGGCTTTAGCAGTATTAGCTCATTGCTATGACGAAGGACCTATTCCCTTAAGAGTAATAGCTAGTAAAGAACATTTGTCTGAAACTTACTTAGAGCAGCTTTTTAGGGATCTGAAGAAAGCTGGGTTAATAGATAGTACTAGAGGACCAAAGGGTGGTTATGTTCTAGCCAAAGAACCGAAAAAGATAACTGTAGGGGATGCTGTTAGAGCACTGGAAGGTCCATTAGGCCCAGTTGATTGTGTTTTGGAAAACAAGACTACACAAGAGTGTTGTACCAAAGAAGGTAGTTGCATAACAAGGTTTGTTTGGGCTAAATTAAGGGATAGTATGGCTAAAGTTTTAGACGATATAACTTTTGAAGATATTGTAAAAGATATTAAATAG
- the nifS gene encoding cysteine desulfurase NifS, with protein sequence MRRIYLDHAATTPISPKVLEAMLPFYNELFGNPSSIHGFGREVAIHVDKAREKVAKAIGAASPQEIYFTSGGTEADNLAIFGVIEALQNKGKHIITSAIEHHAVLDTCEALEKKGFEVTKLPVDENGVIDLEVLKKSIKDDTILITLMHANNEVGTIQPIEEVVKIAKEKGVYVHTDSVQTLGSIPVNVQELGVDLLSISAHKIYGPKGVGALYVKKGTKLKSLVFGGGQERKIRPGTENVAGIIGFGEAAEIATLSLADNERISKLRDKLIEGLLKIEDVKLNGHPINRLPGNVNVSIEYIEGEALLLSLDMEGIAASSGSACTSGSLDPSHVLMSMGLSHQTAHGSLRLTLGKGTTEEDIDYCLKVIPEVVHRLRSMSPLGKNIMTERSECPCTQKK encoded by the coding sequence ATGAGAAGGATTTACTTAGATCACGCTGCCACCACACCTATTAGTCCAAAGGTGTTAGAAGCTATGTTGCCATTTTATAACGAATTATTCGGTAATCCATCTAGTATACACGGATTTGGTAGAGAAGTTGCGATACATGTTGATAAAGCTAGAGAAAAAGTAGCTAAAGCCATAGGGGCAGCATCTCCACAAGAAATATATTTCACTTCAGGGGGTACGGAAGCTGACAACCTAGCTATTTTTGGTGTGATTGAAGCATTGCAAAATAAAGGAAAACATATTATTACTTCAGCCATCGAACACCATGCTGTATTAGATACTTGTGAAGCCCTTGAAAAGAAAGGCTTTGAAGTTACAAAGCTGCCTGTTGATGAAAACGGGGTAATTGACTTAGAAGTACTGAAAAAATCCATTAAAGATGATACAATACTAATTACCTTAATGCATGCAAACAATGAAGTTGGTACTATTCAACCTATAGAGGAAGTAGTCAAAATAGCTAAGGAAAAAGGAGTTTATGTGCACACAGACTCAGTTCAAACCTTAGGTAGCATACCTGTAAATGTCCAAGAGCTAGGTGTAGATTTGCTCTCCATTTCTGCACATAAAATTTACGGACCAAAGGGAGTAGGAGCCTTATACGTAAAAAAGGGTACTAAACTTAAAAGCCTTGTTTTTGGTGGAGGGCAAGAGAGAAAAATTAGACCAGGGACAGAAAATGTAGCAGGAATTATCGGTTTTGGTGAAGCAGCTGAAATTGCCACTTTATCTCTCGCTGACAATGAAAGAATTTCTAAACTTAGAGATAAACTCATAGAGGGACTTTTAAAAATAGAAGACGTCAAATTAAACGGGCATCCCATAAACAGACTGCCCGGCAATGTTAATGTTTCTATAGAGTATATAGAGGGTGAAGCCTTGTTACTAAGTCTTGATATGGAGGGAATTGCAGCATCAAGCGGCTCTGCCTGTACATCTGGGTCCCTTGACCCATCCCATGTTCTTATGTCTATGGGCTTATCCCATCAAACAGCACACGGATCATTAAGGTTAACACTTGGTAAAGGTACAACAGAAGAAGATATAGACTACTGTTTGAAAGTTATACCTGAAGTGGTTCATAGACTTAGAAGTATGTCACCCCTAGGAAAAAATATCATGACAGAGAGGAGTGAATGTCCATGTACTCAGAAAAAGTAA
- the nifU gene encoding Fe-S cluster assembly scaffold protein NifU, whose amino-acid sequence MYSEKVMDHFKNPRNVGELEKADGVGEVGNIKCGDIMRIYLQVEEGIIKDIKFRTFGCGAAIATSSAVTEMAKGKTLDEALKLTNQMVAEELGGLPPLKMHCSNLAADALKAAIEDYKKSNNL is encoded by the coding sequence ATGTACTCAGAAAAAGTAATGGATCATTTCAAAAACCCAAGGAACGTTGGGGAACTGGAAAAAGCAGACGGTGTAGGTGAAGTTGGTAATATTAAATGTGGGGACATTATGCGAATTTACCTTCAAGTAGAAGAAGGTATAATCAAAGACATTAAGTTTCGCACTTTCGGTTGTGGTGCTGCAATTGCCACAAGTAGCGCTGTAACTGAAATGGCTAAGGGTAAAACTTTAGATGAAGCTCTGAAACTCACAAACCAAATGGTAGCAGAAGAACTAGGTGGCCTTCCGCCATTAAAAATGCACTGCTCAAACCTTGCAGCTGATGCCCTAAAAGCTGCAATCGAAGATTATAAAAAAAGTAACAACCTATAA